A genomic stretch from Setaria viridis chromosome 1, Setaria_viridis_v4.0, whole genome shotgun sequence includes:
- the LOC117863779 gene encoding thaumatin-like protein 1b isoform X2 — protein sequence MSGQEHQAPIALLLILIVSVSGVSSRTLTITNHCGHTVWPGILSSSGSPTLETTGFALEPGQSRSLPASHGWSGRLWGRTHCSVDSAGRFSCVTGNCGSGQLDCAGHGAKPPATLAEFTFDGHGGLDFYDVSLVDGYNLPMLVEPRHTHGAAAGPNCVVTGCVMDLNGACPAELRVGSSDGRAVACRSACEAFGSAEHCCHGEHGNPNTCWPTVYSQFFKKSCPRAYSYAYDDATSTFTCGGGGTSYAITFCPSTTSVKSVGTDAASVGGGQVGSSSWPVAPRHGSSLVLLGVAIAALAPVF from the exons ATGTCTGGGCAAGAACACCAAGCTCCCATCGCCCtactcctcatcctcatcgtctCTGTCAGCG GTGTTTCCTCCAGAACATTAACCATCACGAACCACTGCGGGCACACTGTGTGGCCGGGAATCCTGTCCAGCTCGGGCTCGCCGACGCTAGAAACCACCGGCTTCGCCCTCGAGCCGGGCCAGTCGCGGTCGCTACCGGCGTCACACGGGTGGTCGGGACGCCTCTGGGGTCGCACGCACTGCTCGGTCGACTCGGCCGGCAGGTTCTCCTGCGTCACCGGCAACTGCGGATCCGGCCAGCTGGACTGCGCGGGCCACGGAGCCAAGCCACCCGCCACCCTGGCCGAGTTCACGTTCGACGGCCACGGCGGCCTGGACTTCTACGACGTGAGCCTCGTCGACGGGTACAACCTGCCGATGCTTGTGGAGCCGCGCCATACGCACGGTGCGGCCGCGGGGCCCAACTGCGTGGTGACGGGGTGCGTGATGGACCTGAACGGCGCGTGCCCCGCCGAGCTGCGGGTGGGATCGTCGGACGGCCGCGCCGTGGCGTGCAGGAGCGCATGCGAGGCGTTCGGGTCGGCGGAGCACTGCTGCCATGGGGAGCACGGGAACCCCAACACGTGCTGGCCGACGGTGTACTCGCAGTTCTTCAAGAAGTCGTGCCCGCGGGCCTACAGCTACGCGTACGACGACGCCACCTCCACCttcacctgcggcggcggcggcacgtcgTACGCCATCACCTTCTGCCCAAGCACAACCAG CGTGAAATCAGTGGGAACAGATGCGGCGTCCGTTGGCGGCGGACAAGTGGGGTCGTCGTCGTGGCCTGTCGCGCCGCGGCATGGATCCAGCCTTgtcctcctcggcgtcgcgaTTGCGGCCCTTGCACCTGTCTTTTAA
- the LOC117863779 gene encoding thaumatin-like protein 1b isoform X1, whose amino-acid sequence MSGQEHQAPIALLLILIVSVSGELPIHEGVSSRTLTITNHCGHTVWPGILSSSGSPTLETTGFALEPGQSRSLPASHGWSGRLWGRTHCSVDSAGRFSCVTGNCGSGQLDCAGHGAKPPATLAEFTFDGHGGLDFYDVSLVDGYNLPMLVEPRHTHGAAAGPNCVVTGCVMDLNGACPAELRVGSSDGRAVACRSACEAFGSAEHCCHGEHGNPNTCWPTVYSQFFKKSCPRAYSYAYDDATSTFTCGGGGTSYAITFCPSTTSVKSVGTDAASVGGGQVGSSSWPVAPRHGSSLVLLGVAIAALAPVF is encoded by the exons ATGTCTGGGCAAGAACACCAAGCTCCCATCGCCCtactcctcatcctcatcgtctCTGTCAGCGGTGAGCTGCCGATCCATGAAG GTGTTTCCTCCAGAACATTAACCATCACGAACCACTGCGGGCACACTGTGTGGCCGGGAATCCTGTCCAGCTCGGGCTCGCCGACGCTAGAAACCACCGGCTTCGCCCTCGAGCCGGGCCAGTCGCGGTCGCTACCGGCGTCACACGGGTGGTCGGGACGCCTCTGGGGTCGCACGCACTGCTCGGTCGACTCGGCCGGCAGGTTCTCCTGCGTCACCGGCAACTGCGGATCCGGCCAGCTGGACTGCGCGGGCCACGGAGCCAAGCCACCCGCCACCCTGGCCGAGTTCACGTTCGACGGCCACGGCGGCCTGGACTTCTACGACGTGAGCCTCGTCGACGGGTACAACCTGCCGATGCTTGTGGAGCCGCGCCATACGCACGGTGCGGCCGCGGGGCCCAACTGCGTGGTGACGGGGTGCGTGATGGACCTGAACGGCGCGTGCCCCGCCGAGCTGCGGGTGGGATCGTCGGACGGCCGCGCCGTGGCGTGCAGGAGCGCATGCGAGGCGTTCGGGTCGGCGGAGCACTGCTGCCATGGGGAGCACGGGAACCCCAACACGTGCTGGCCGACGGTGTACTCGCAGTTCTTCAAGAAGTCGTGCCCGCGGGCCTACAGCTACGCGTACGACGACGCCACCTCCACCttcacctgcggcggcggcggcacgtcgTACGCCATCACCTTCTGCCCAAGCACAACCAG CGTGAAATCAGTGGGAACAGATGCGGCGTCCGTTGGCGGCGGACAAGTGGGGTCGTCGTCGTGGCCTGTCGCGCCGCGGCATGGATCCAGCCTTgtcctcctcggcgtcgcgaTTGCGGCCCTTGCACCTGTCTTTTAA